The uncultured Desulfobulbus sp. genome window below encodes:
- the rpmH gene encoding 50S ribosomal protein L34, with protein sequence MSKMTFQPSNTKRSRTHGFRVRMKTKNGQAVIRRRRARGRKQLAC encoded by the coding sequence ATGAGCAAAATGACCTTTCAGCCCAGCAACACCAAGCGCTCTCGTACCCACGGTTTTCGCGTACGTATGAAAACTAAAAACGGGCAGGCCGTTATTCGCAGAAGACGTGCCAGAGGGCGTAAACAGCTGGCTTGCTGA
- the rnpA gene encoding ribonuclease P protein component, with protein MDRNTLPKKHLLRTTGEFQCVYRAGKRFRGQGFAVIVLANTLPWNRLGISVQRKVGNAVRRNRIKRLVREVFRCNRAQFPLRSDIVVTIRPNFSFDSLESVQRALLAITSDQNRVEGDVRR; from the coding sequence TTGGATCGGAATACTCTCCCCAAAAAACATCTTTTACGAACAACAGGGGAGTTTCAGTGCGTCTATCGGGCCGGAAAACGCTTTCGTGGGCAAGGCTTTGCTGTCATTGTACTGGCAAATACACTCCCATGGAATCGACTGGGAATAAGTGTCCAACGCAAGGTCGGAAATGCGGTACGGCGAAATCGAATCAAGCGACTGGTTCGCGAGGTTTTTCGATGCAATCGTGCGCAGTTCCCCTTACGTAGCGACATTGTAGTGACCATCCGGCCCAATTTTTCATTTGATAGCCTGGAAAGTGTCCAGAGAGCACTGCTAGCAATTACCAGCGATCAAAATCGGGTGGAAGGCGATGTCCGCAGATGA
- the yidD gene encoding membrane protein insertion efficiency factor YidD, whose translation MALIALFKGYQYVISPLFPPVCRFVPSCSQYAIEAVSKYGVFRGTLLAAWRILRCHPFSRGGYDPVK comes from the coding sequence ATGGCTTTGATCGCTCTTTTTAAAGGTTATCAGTACGTTATATCCCCCCTCTTTCCTCCTGTCTGCCGTTTTGTTCCCAGTTGTTCCCAATATGCTATCGAAGCCGTGAGCAAATATGGTGTTTTTCGCGGGACGCTTCTGGCAGCCTGGCGTATTTTACGTTGTCATCCCTTCTCTCGAGGCGGTTACGATCCTGTCAAATGA
- the yidC gene encoding membrane protein insertase YidC, producing MDLQRAFLAIVLSFFILFGYQYFFVKPIPQAEQSTQQIAQKAAVEGTGTKVPAAAPAQVSNIPTVPVDPKAREISIDTPLYTAIVNEQGGGLQSFVLKNYRNTHDKDSGPMQLVTGENPADLPVLFSLDNGAAAYLPIFHADATSVKVTGVTDTTSLAMSATTPEGVRIERNLTFRGDSYLVDVAYTLVNTTDKTVQVSPALSLANKPFEHASQTSRYLFSGPAAYINKELIETKAKKLKDGPLVLQGQVSWTGYVDNYFMTSVAPTTAGAHSVTLQGSEAHVRSVISEGIASLASGESKTYGYTLYFGPKKLKVLQACGYDLAEAVNFGWFDFLAKPMLWMLNFLHKFLGNYGFSIIFLTILIKLIFWPITQKGMKSMKNMQKLQPKIAKLKERFKDDPAKMNQEMMAMYKTYKVNPLGGCLPMLIQIPFFFALYRVLMAAIELRHAPFMLWITDLSAPDRLMIGFDIPYLHGIPVLTLLMGASMYLQQKMTPTTADPSQAKIMQFLPIVFTFMFLNFASGLVLYWFVNNLLSILQQTLINRQVKA from the coding sequence ATGGATCTTCAGAGAGCCTTTTTGGCCATTGTCCTCTCCTTTTTTATTTTATTTGGGTATCAGTACTTCTTTGTCAAGCCCATCCCGCAGGCTGAACAATCAACTCAGCAGATCGCGCAAAAGGCTGCGGTTGAGGGCACAGGAACAAAGGTGCCAGCTGCTGCCCCAGCGCAAGTATCGAATATCCCAACCGTACCGGTTGACCCCAAAGCCCGTGAAATATCGATTGATACACCGCTGTATACTGCAATCGTTAATGAGCAGGGGGGCGGCCTGCAGAGTTTTGTCCTCAAAAACTATCGCAATACCCATGATAAAGATTCCGGGCCTATGCAGCTGGTTACCGGCGAAAACCCTGCTGATCTGCCAGTTCTCTTCTCTCTTGATAATGGGGCCGCAGCCTATCTTCCGATTTTTCATGCCGATGCAACCAGTGTGAAGGTGACTGGAGTAACTGATACCACAAGCTTGGCGATGTCAGCTACCACCCCCGAGGGCGTACGTATCGAGCGCAACCTGACCTTTCGTGGCGACAGCTATCTCGTCGATGTTGCATATACCCTGGTGAATACCACTGATAAGACCGTTCAGGTTTCACCTGCCCTGTCTCTTGCCAATAAACCTTTTGAGCATGCCAGCCAAACCAGCCGCTATCTCTTTTCGGGCCCTGCTGCCTACATCAATAAAGAGCTTATCGAAACAAAGGCTAAGAAACTCAAAGATGGTCCCCTGGTTTTACAGGGCCAGGTCAGTTGGACCGGCTACGTCGACAACTATTTCATGACCTCAGTTGCCCCGACTACTGCCGGTGCTCACAGTGTGACCCTGCAGGGCTCCGAGGCTCATGTTCGATCTGTTATCTCAGAAGGCATTGCTTCGCTTGCCAGTGGTGAGAGTAAAACCTATGGGTACACGCTCTATTTTGGTCCAAAGAAACTTAAAGTCCTCCAGGCATGTGGGTACGACCTGGCGGAGGCCGTCAATTTTGGTTGGTTTGATTTTCTAGCCAAACCCATGCTCTGGATGCTGAATTTCCTACACAAGTTCCTTGGTAACTACGGATTTTCGATCATCTTCCTGACTATTCTCATCAAGCTTATTTTCTGGCCTATTACCCAGAAGGGTATGAAGTCCATGAAAAATATGCAGAAACTGCAACCTAAAATAGCCAAGCTCAAAGAGCGGTTTAAAGATGACCCGGCTAAAATGAATCAGGAAATGATGGCCATGTATAAAACATACAAGGTCAATCCTCTGGGCGGCTGTTTGCCGATGTTGATTCAGATTCCCTTTTTCTTTGCCCTTTACCGCGTGCTGATGGCTGCAATTGAGTTACGCCATGCTCCATTCATGCTTTGGATTACTGACCTCTCAGCTCCTGACCGGCTCATGATCGGTTTTGACATTCCTTATTTGCATGGGATTCCAGTGTTGACCCTGCTGATGGGGGCTTCCATGTATCTCCAGCAGAAAATGACCCCGACAACCGCTGACCCGAGCCAAGCGAAAATTATGCAATTTTTGCCGATCGTCTTTACTTTTATGTTCCTCAACTTTGCTTCCGGTTTGGTTCTCTACTGGTTTGTCAACAACCTGTTGTCGATTCTCCAGCAGACTCTGATTAACCGGCAAGTTAAAGCCTGA
- a CDS encoding Jag N-terminal domain-containing protein has translation MGKGKDFFGKDIAEVIEQACRELGASREDLDIEVLETGSAGIFGLCKKKAHIRVQRKALSQEVEEKHNEPAPQKQKVAVKADTIEKVEPAAVNNDLQDQEEQKTKNATEQVVAAAPEVVSTQTQESDPEPSPEAEPPVNLEPPSAEGLAAIEADLRHLLELMGLPSEVKVHFEENTVQCHITGPHEEQVIGSEGRTLDSLQYLLRKMVSSHLPDRIMLALNAGDFRERRAEELKVRAVELAAKVKEDGKTQSIPALNPSERRVVHMILQEDKGVRSRSVGEGLFKKVLIYKPGKGRRSSSKKRRGGHGGRSSND, from the coding sequence ATGGGAAAAGGAAAAGATTTTTTCGGAAAAGACATAGCAGAAGTTATTGAGCAGGCTTGCAGGGAACTTGGCGCTTCACGCGAGGATCTTGATATTGAGGTTCTTGAGACCGGTTCTGCAGGTATTTTCGGACTGTGCAAAAAAAAAGCACACATTCGGGTGCAGCGCAAGGCTTTGTCCCAAGAGGTCGAAGAGAAGCACAATGAGCCCGCTCCTCAAAAACAGAAAGTGGCGGTGAAAGCGGATACCATAGAGAAGGTAGAGCCCGCTGCTGTGAACAATGATCTTCAGGATCAGGAAGAGCAAAAAACGAAGAATGCAACTGAGCAGGTGGTTGCGGCTGCCCCAGAAGTGGTTTCCACGCAGACGCAGGAGTCCGATCCCGAGCCTTCTCCAGAGGCAGAGCCTCCGGTAAATCTTGAGCCTCCCTCTGCTGAAGGATTAGCTGCCATTGAAGCTGATTTACGCCATTTGCTTGAATTGATGGGATTACCCTCAGAGGTGAAAGTTCATTTCGAGGAAAATACGGTTCAATGCCATATCACCGGTCCCCATGAGGAACAGGTCATTGGTTCAGAAGGGCGGACGCTTGATAGCCTCCAGTATCTACTGCGTAAAATGGTTTCCAGCCACCTGCCCGATCGAATTATGCTGGCACTCAATGCCGGTGATTTTCGAGAACGACGTGCTGAAGAGCTGAAAGTTCGTGCGGTTGAACTCGCAGCCAAGGTCAAGGAAGATGGCAAAACACAGTCGATCCCTGCCTTGAATCCCTCTGAGAGACGGGTCGTGCATATGATCCTTCAGGAAGACAAAGGGGTGCGCAGCCGCTCTGTCGGTGAAGGGCTTTTTAAAAAAGTACTGATCTACAAGCCTGGAAAAGGTCGGCGTTCTTCCTCGAAAAAACGTCGCGGAGGCCACGGTGGCCGTTCATCCAACGACTGA
- the mnmE gene encoding tRNA uridine-5-carboxymethylaminomethyl(34) synthesis GTPase MnmE → MAVHPTTDTIAAIATAPGTGGIGIIRISGSNALSLLGKLFLPHKPRTHFSSHHLYYGSVRGVQGQVLDEALAVYMRGPHTYTCEDVVELHCHGSYVVLQEVLQAVFAQGARPADEGEFTKRAFLGGRIDLTQAEAVVDLLQAQTHKSAQLAVNQLQGALLEQLEQIRSQLVQILALLEVAIDFPDDDVEIVQHEQVLAQLRDVVIKPLEQLLAMADQGQIVREGIKVVLAGQPNVGKSSLLNALLKEERALVTAVPGTTRDTIEESFAIRGIPVHLIDTAGIRQHEDPVEALGIERARQKMDQADLVLFLVDATAGMGSTDQELYKSISDKPHVVVVNKADLAEEEQVNALVQYFAGVPVVAISAKHQQGIGELQETVYGCVVGDKAELCEQMTCAPNTRHRAILAKSLTACRHLEEAILVGAPVDLLAVEVQSGLDYLGDITGLTTPNDVLDLVFSQFCIGK, encoded by the coding sequence GTGGCCGTTCATCCAACGACTGATACCATAGCGGCTATTGCCACCGCTCCAGGAACTGGAGGGATTGGGATTATTCGAATTTCCGGTTCGAACGCTCTTTCCCTCCTTGGTAAACTCTTCCTCCCTCACAAGCCGCGTACTCACTTTAGCAGCCATCACCTCTACTATGGATCTGTTCGTGGTGTACAGGGCCAGGTTCTTGATGAGGCCCTGGCTGTATATATGCGCGGCCCTCATACCTACACCTGTGAAGATGTCGTCGAGCTGCACTGTCATGGCTCCTATGTGGTCTTGCAGGAGGTATTACAGGCTGTTTTTGCGCAGGGAGCCCGACCAGCTGACGAAGGAGAGTTTACCAAACGAGCCTTTTTGGGGGGGCGTATTGATCTGACCCAGGCAGAGGCCGTTGTTGATCTTTTGCAGGCTCAAACGCATAAAAGTGCCCAACTTGCTGTGAATCAACTGCAGGGCGCATTATTGGAGCAGCTCGAGCAAATTCGCTCTCAGCTGGTGCAAATCCTAGCCCTTCTTGAAGTTGCTATTGATTTTCCCGACGACGATGTGGAAATTGTTCAGCATGAGCAGGTCTTGGCGCAACTCCGTGATGTGGTGATCAAACCACTTGAGCAGCTTCTAGCCATGGCTGATCAGGGGCAAATCGTCCGGGAAGGCATCAAGGTTGTTCTGGCTGGTCAGCCCAATGTAGGCAAATCAAGCTTGCTGAATGCCCTGCTTAAAGAAGAACGGGCATTGGTCACAGCAGTCCCAGGAACAACCCGAGACACCATAGAGGAAAGCTTTGCTATTCGTGGCATACCGGTTCACCTCATTGATACTGCAGGTATTCGTCAGCATGAGGATCCTGTCGAAGCATTGGGGATTGAGCGGGCCAGACAAAAGATGGATCAAGCGGATCTGGTTCTTTTCCTGGTCGATGCAACAGCCGGTATGGGAAGCACGGATCAAGAGTTGTACAAGTCGATCAGCGATAAACCCCATGTGGTCGTTGTCAATAAAGCGGATCTTGCTGAAGAAGAGCAAGTCAATGCACTCGTGCAATATTTTGCAGGTGTTCCCGTTGTCGCTATTTCAGCGAAGCATCAACAGGGCATTGGAGAGCTGCAGGAGACCGTTTACGGATGTGTCGTTGGTGATAAAGCAGAACTCTGCGAGCAAATGACCTGCGCACCCAATACCCGGCATAGGGCAATTCTTGCAAAATCATTGACCGCCTGTCGTCATCTGGAAGAGGCCATCCTGGTGGGGGCACCGGTTGACCTTCTTGCTGTGGAGGTGCAAAGTGGCCTTGATTATCTCGGCGATATCACTGGTCTGACAACCCCCAATGATGTCCTAGACCTGGTCTTTAGTCAATTTTGTATTGGTAAATAA
- the cmoB gene encoding tRNA 5-methoxyuridine(34)/uridine 5-oxyacetic acid(34) synthase CmoB, giving the protein MQLFDFFPQARLDRIAELLDQKKRWISQDKKGFLRYRSPMEEVAHLRATLTDFSGDVVRIGQATDISPDEQRKVYEILKGFMPWRKGPFSVFDIEIDAEWRSERKWSRIQPHLPDLSGKLIADIGSNNGYYMFRMQPHNPALVLGFEPYVHHYFAFNLLNTFAGCDNLRTELLGIEHLPLFPESFDVIFCMGILYHRPSPIAALQELHSALKPGGTLFIESQAIPGEEPVALFPEQTYAKVPGTWFVPTASCLHNWLTRAGFDQVECFHSHAMSSAEQRKTEWMEFESYEDFIDKDNPTRTIEGYPAPLRIFFKASK; this is encoded by the coding sequence ATGCAACTTTTTGATTTTTTCCCCCAAGCCCGACTTGATCGTATAGCGGAACTGCTGGATCAAAAAAAACGCTGGATCAGCCAGGATAAAAAAGGATTTCTTCGCTACCGTTCTCCCATGGAAGAAGTCGCCCACCTTCGGGCAACGCTCACCGATTTTAGCGGGGATGTTGTCCGTATCGGTCAGGCAACCGACATAAGTCCCGATGAGCAGCGAAAAGTCTACGAAATCCTCAAAGGGTTCATGCCGTGGCGCAAAGGGCCGTTTTCTGTCTTTGACATAGAAATAGATGCCGAATGGCGCAGCGAACGCAAGTGGAGCCGCATACAACCCCATCTCCCTGACCTTTCAGGAAAGCTAATTGCTGACATCGGTTCCAACAATGGCTACTACATGTTTCGCATGCAGCCTCACAATCCCGCTCTTGTCCTGGGATTTGAGCCTTATGTGCATCATTATTTTGCTTTCAACCTGCTCAATACCTTTGCTGGCTGCGACAACCTGCGGACTGAACTTTTGGGCATAGAGCATTTACCGCTTTTTCCAGAGAGCTTTGATGTCATCTTTTGTATGGGGATCCTCTATCATCGCCCATCACCTATCGCCGCCCTGCAGGAACTCCATTCCGCCCTGAAACCCGGAGGTACTTTGTTTATCGAATCCCAAGCCATACCCGGCGAGGAGCCGGTGGCACTTTTCCCTGAACAGACCTATGCGAAGGTGCCCGGCACCTGGTTTGTGCCCACGGCCAGCTGCCTGCACAACTGGCTTACCCGTGCAGGTTTTGATCAGGTTGAATGTTTTCACAGCCATGCGATGAGCAGCGCAGAACAACGGAAAACAGAATGGATGGAGTTTGAATCCTATGAGGATTTCATTGACAAGGATAACCCCACGCGTACTATAGAGGGATATCCAGCCCCGCTCAGAATTTTTTTCAAGGCGAGTAAATAA
- the cmoA gene encoding carboxy-S-adenosyl-L-methionine synthase CmoA gives MSEDTLFAAGSLGEDFTFNDRVAEVFDDMLDRSVPHYRSVIGGMAQLLARRSQSRTTIYDLGCSTGTTLLELSRQLPAEQFCYVGIDNAPAMLEKAQKKSAMFSKSSVITFKEADITTCPLPDAAAIICNYTMQFLRPLTRRAFVSRIFEALPENGMFFLSEKTISHATKLNRDFIDIYHQFKRKQGYSELEIAAKREALENVLIPFSLEENKALLKDAGFSEVEPYFTWFNFTSFVAVKRNATF, from the coding sequence ATGAGTGAAGATACGCTGTTTGCTGCCGGTAGCCTTGGTGAAGATTTCACCTTCAATGACCGGGTCGCAGAAGTTTTTGACGACATGCTTGATCGCTCAGTCCCGCACTATCGTAGTGTTATCGGGGGCATGGCACAGCTGCTTGCCAGGAGGTCTCAGTCCCGGACAACTATCTATGACCTGGGATGCTCCACTGGAACAACGCTGCTTGAGCTCAGCCGTCAATTACCAGCCGAGCAATTTTGCTATGTGGGCATTGATAACGCCCCGGCTATGCTTGAAAAAGCTCAGAAAAAAAGTGCTATGTTCAGCAAAAGCTCCGTGATCACTTTTAAAGAGGCAGACATCACCACCTGCCCGCTTCCAGATGCGGCAGCGATTATCTGTAACTACACTATGCAGTTTCTTCGCCCCTTAACCAGGCGTGCTTTTGTCAGTCGTATTTTTGAAGCTCTCCCTGAGAATGGGATGTTTTTTCTCAGTGAAAAGACGATTTCCCATGCGACGAAGCTCAACCGTGACTTCATAGATATCTACCACCAGTTTAAACGTAAGCAGGGCTACTCTGAGCTGGAAATTGCAGCAAAACGAGAGGCACTTGAAAATGTTCTCATTCCTTTTTCCCTGGAGGAGAACAAAGCACTACTCAAGGATGCGGGCTTTAGCGAGGTTGAGCCCTATTTCACCTGGTTCAACTTCACCTCTTTTGTCGCGGTCAAACGTAATGCAACTTTTTGA
- the galE gene encoding UDP-glucose 4-epimerase GalE, producing the protein MHVIVTGGAGYIGSHTCLELLNAGHEVSVIDNLCNASREALNRVEQLTQKTIQFHEVDLCDLERLRLTFKQMEGASAVIHFAGLKAVGESVAEPLRYYQNNLISTLNLCQVMRESGIGNIVFSSSATVYGDPASVPIKEDFPLSCTNPYGQTKLMTEAILQDVHRANPEWNVILLRYFNPVGAHPSGVIGEDPNGIPNNLMPYIAQVAIGKLNKLSVFGNDYPTADGTGVRDFIHVVDLAKGHLSALEKLNQNPGVAIYNLGTGRGYSVLEMVAAFSKACGKPVPYTIVARRPGDIAQCYADPSKAREELGWQAKFGLEEMCADSWRWQSSNPNGFA; encoded by the coding sequence ATGCATGTTATTGTTACCGGTGGTGCCGGATATATCGGAAGTCACACCTGCCTTGAGTTACTCAATGCAGGACACGAAGTAAGCGTCATCGACAATCTCTGCAACGCCTCCCGGGAAGCCCTCAACCGTGTGGAGCAACTCACCCAAAAAACTATCCAATTTCATGAGGTCGATCTTTGCGACCTTGAGCGCCTCCGCCTGACCTTCAAGCAAATGGAGGGTGCCAGTGCGGTTATTCACTTTGCTGGCCTCAAAGCCGTAGGGGAGTCAGTTGCTGAGCCCTTGCGCTACTACCAAAACAACCTGATATCGACGCTGAACCTCTGTCAGGTGATGCGCGAAAGCGGTATTGGCAACATTGTTTTCTCCTCATCGGCCACCGTCTATGGTGATCCGGCCTCTGTCCCTATCAAAGAAGACTTTCCTCTCTCCTGCACCAACCCGTATGGGCAGACAAAACTGATGACAGAAGCAATACTTCAAGATGTTCACCGCGCCAATCCCGAATGGAATGTTATCCTACTACGCTACTTTAACCCTGTGGGAGCCCATCCCAGCGGAGTAATAGGGGAAGATCCCAACGGTATCCCCAATAATCTCATGCCCTATATCGCTCAAGTGGCCATTGGAAAGCTGAACAAACTTTCTGTTTTCGGCAATGACTATCCAACAGCTGACGGAACGGGTGTGCGTGACTTTATTCATGTGGTCGATTTAGCCAAAGGTCACCTGAGCGCTCTTGAAAAACTTAATCAAAATCCGGGAGTGGCTATCTATAATCTTGGAACAGGGCGTGGCTATTCTGTTTTGGAAATGGTTGCGGCCTTTTCCAAAGCCTGTGGCAAACCTGTGCCCTATACCATAGTCGCCCGCCGTCCTGGTGATATTGCCCAGTGTTATGCCGACCCCAGCAAAGCCAGGGAAGAGCTGGGCTGGCAGGCGAAGTTCGGGCTTGAGGAAATGTGTGCTGACAGTTGGCGCTGGCAGTCAAGCAACCCAAACGGATTTGCCTGA
- a CDS encoding 4-oxalocrotonate tautomerase family protein: MPYVSIRVAGELTKEQKQKISKGVTDVISEAANKPKEAILIFIDENSRENIAKGGVLMEDM; encoded by the coding sequence ATGCCCTACGTCAGTATTCGTGTTGCAGGAGAGCTCACTAAAGAACAGAAACAAAAGATTTCCAAAGGTGTGACCGATGTCATCTCTGAGGCTGCTAATAAACCCAAAGAGGCGATTCTTATCTTCATTGATGAGAATTCCCGTGAAAACATCGCCAAAGGCGGCGTTTTAATGGAGGATATGTAA
- the ligA gene encoding NAD-dependent DNA ligase LigA — protein MEQGQAAERLQELRQQLRLHAHRYYVLDDPLISDGEYDQMFRELLELEALYADLVTEDSPSHRVGGLPVAAFKQAEHAFPMLSLDNIFNSEELYSYEEKLFRYLHSVEQLSYICEPKLDGLAVELVYQQGVFILGATRGDGFVGEDVTAQLRTVASIPLRLQGDALPEQLIVRGEVFLGKQGFSQLNQQRQEAGEPLFANPRNAAAGSLRQLDPKITAQRPLQFYVYGVASPEVLATTGQEATLRALGKLGFPVNPLIQCCQNIAEVEAQYQRLLELRHDLAYEIDGMVVKLDDLALQDRLGATARAPRWAVAWKFPAVQATTIIDTVEFQVGRTGAVTPVAHLQPVEVNGVVVRRATLHNKGEILRKDLRIGDKVLVQRAGDVIPEVVKAVVDLRDGTEKHIEFPVNCPECAHLLVEKEEEAVVRCVNPCCPAQQLQKLIFFAGKNGLDLEGLGKKNVEQLIANGLVRGPADFFRLDAAVLAELDGWGEKSAHKVVDAVVAKKELSLDRLITALGIRHVGEVTATLLGEHFTDLPALVHASREQLLHIEGIGEQTAESIFMFFRDPATLELLQDLAQAGVAIEPKKVVENNEGPFEGRVFVFTGTLSQLSREEAKQLAKRYGAKVASALSGRVTDVVVGAKAGSKQKKAEDLGLNILEESQFLQLVEQGR, from the coding sequence GTGGAGCAGGGGCAGGCCGCCGAGCGTTTGCAGGAGTTGCGTCAGCAGCTACGTTTGCATGCGCATCGTTATTATGTGTTGGATGATCCGCTTATTTCAGATGGCGAATATGATCAAATGTTTCGGGAGCTGCTTGAACTTGAAGCTCTGTATGCCGATTTGGTCACCGAAGACTCGCCAAGCCATCGTGTTGGCGGCTTGCCTGTCGCAGCATTTAAACAGGCTGAGCATGCTTTTCCTATGCTCAGCCTGGATAATATTTTCAACAGCGAAGAACTCTACAGTTATGAAGAAAAACTGTTTCGTTATCTCCATTCTGTCGAGCAACTGAGCTATATCTGTGAACCCAAACTCGATGGTCTGGCGGTCGAGTTAGTGTATCAGCAGGGGGTGTTTATTCTCGGGGCTACTCGGGGAGATGGCTTTGTCGGTGAAGATGTAACGGCTCAGTTGCGGACGGTGGCATCGATTCCCTTACGTCTCCAGGGAGACGCCCTTCCTGAACAGTTGATTGTGCGAGGTGAGGTCTTCCTAGGGAAACAAGGGTTTAGCCAGCTTAATCAGCAACGGCAAGAAGCTGGTGAACCTTTGTTTGCCAACCCCCGCAATGCGGCCGCAGGCTCCCTGCGGCAGCTCGATCCCAAGATAACGGCTCAGCGGCCCTTACAGTTTTATGTGTACGGTGTAGCCAGCCCGGAGGTCTTGGCGACAACCGGTCAGGAGGCGACGTTGCGCGCGTTGGGAAAACTGGGGTTTCCTGTTAACCCGCTTATCCAGTGCTGCCAGAATATTGCCGAGGTAGAGGCGCAATATCAACGTTTGCTCGAACTACGCCATGATCTGGCCTACGAAATCGATGGTATGGTGGTCAAGTTGGATGATCTTGCCTTGCAGGATCGTTTAGGTGCGACTGCCAGAGCCCCCCGATGGGCAGTTGCCTGGAAATTTCCTGCGGTTCAGGCCACCACCATAATTGATACCGTGGAATTTCAAGTTGGCCGAACCGGGGCGGTAACGCCGGTTGCCCATCTGCAGCCCGTGGAGGTAAACGGGGTCGTGGTCCGACGGGCGACGCTGCACAATAAAGGGGAGATTCTGCGTAAAGATCTGCGCATCGGTGACAAGGTTTTAGTACAACGGGCTGGTGATGTCATCCCAGAAGTTGTTAAAGCGGTGGTGGACCTACGCGATGGGACAGAAAAGCACATCGAATTTCCAGTTAATTGTCCAGAGTGTGCGCATCTCCTGGTCGAGAAAGAAGAGGAGGCTGTGGTTCGTTGTGTGAACCCGTGCTGCCCTGCGCAACAGTTACAGAAGCTTATCTTTTTTGCAGGCAAGAATGGGCTTGATCTTGAAGGATTGGGCAAGAAAAATGTTGAGCAGCTCATAGCCAACGGGTTGGTCCGGGGGCCTGCTGATTTTTTCAGGCTTGATGCAGCCGTTCTTGCTGAGCTTGATGGATGGGGAGAAAAATCTGCCCACAAGGTTGTAGACGCAGTCGTCGCAAAAAAAGAACTCTCCTTAGATCGGTTGATTACCGCACTTGGTATTCGCCACGTCGGGGAAGTCACTGCTACGCTTCTGGGAGAACATTTTACGGATTTACCTGCCCTTGTTCATGCCAGCAGAGAGCAGTTGCTACATATTGAGGGCATTGGTGAGCAAACTGCCGAGTCCATTTTTATGTTTTTTCGCGATCCAGCCACACTTGAGCTCCTCCAGGATTTGGCGCAGGCTGGCGTAGCTATTGAGCCCAAAAAGGTTGTCGAAAATAATGAGGGTCCCTTTGAGGGGCGTGTCTTTGTCTTTACCGGCACCCTGAGTCAACTTTCCCGGGAAGAGGCGAAGCAACTGGCTAAACGATATGGGGCAAAGGTTGCCTCAGCTCTTTCTGGGCGAGTCACCGATGTTGTTGTTGGCGCAAAGGCAGGCTCCAAACAGAAAAAAGCAGAGGATTTGGGGCTGAACATTCTTGAAGAATCACAGTTTCTTCAACTTGTGGAGCAGGGAAGATGA
- a CDS encoding acylphosphatase: protein MNSRYCIRAKVYGRVQGVAFRAYTRQSAVELGVLGWVRNCSDGTVEVLAEGQQADVEQFLNWLQVGSPFSQVSKVEYNEESKPDKFSSFEIRYSR from the coding sequence ATGAACTCGAGATATTGCATTCGTGCCAAGGTATACGGTCGCGTTCAAGGAGTTGCCTTTCGAGCCTACACCAGGCAGAGTGCTGTGGAACTGGGGGTTTTGGGTTGGGTGCGGAATTGCTCTGATGGAACTGTTGAAGTGCTGGCTGAGGGGCAGCAGGCTGATGTGGAGCAGTTTCTTAACTGGCTCCAGGTCGGTTCTCCCTTTTCCCAGGTGAGTAAAGTCGAGTATAATGAAGAAAGCAAACCGGACAAGTTCAGCTCTTTTGAGATCCGTTATTCAAGATAA
- a CDS encoding TusE/DsrC/DsvC family sulfur relay protein, producing MASIEHKGKSYEVDEDGFLLKGAEEWDENWVDYVKNVEGIADITDEHQKVIDALQEYYKKNGIAPMVRILSKTTGFPLKRIYELFPSGPGKGACKMAGLPKPTGCV from the coding sequence ATGGCAAGTATTGAGCACAAAGGTAAGAGCTACGAGGTAGACGAAGACGGCTTCCTGTTGAAAGGTGCTGAGGAGTGGGACGAGAACTGGGTAGACTACGTAAAAAACGTAGAAGGTATCGCCGATATCACCGATGAGCACCAGAAAGTTATCGACGCCCTCCAGGAGTACTACAAGAAAAATGGTATTGCTCCCATGGTTCGTATCCTTTCCAAAACCACCGGTTTCCCGCTGAAACGCATCTACGAGCTGTTCCCGTCTGGCCCTGGTAAAGGCGCCTGTAAGATGGCCGGTCTGCCGAAACCTACCGGTTGCGTCTGA